The following DNA comes from Chloroflexaceae bacterium.
GCTGGATGCTTTGCGGGAATGGTATGACGAGTTTGTTCGACGCGACGTGCGCCTCCTGGTGGTGAGCAGCACCGACCTGGAGATGACTAGCTTTGTGGCCGAAACGCTGCGCGCTCCATACCCGGTGCTGAGCGACCCTGAATGGTCGGTGTTCTACCGCTATGGAGTCGGTTCGGCGATGGGCGTGCCGCTGCCCGGAACCTTCGTGATAGACGCCGAAGGCGTCATCCGCTGGGAATGGGTCGCGCCGCTGTCGGTGGTGTTTTCGCCGCCGCG
Coding sequences within:
- a CDS encoding peroxiredoxin family protein yields the protein MDALREWYDEFVRRDVRLLVVSSTDLEMTSFVAETLRAPYPVLSDPEWSVFYRYGVGSAMGVPLPGTFVIDAEGVIRWEWVAPLSVVFSPPRPPELLQVIDELGLAGG